The DNA region TCTTTTTCGGGCGTCTTGATCGAACTGGAAGAAAAATAGATTACTTATTGGGGGCATTAATTATCACTCGGGCGGCGCCGCAGCGATTGCAGAAGTGAACGTCATTATGATTGACTCGTCCGCAGGAGGCGCAACGCCAGAAGTTGTGACTGTCGGCGCCGAGGGGATTGAATGATTTCTGAACCCGGCGATTGCGGGCGAAAAAGAATATCGTAAGCATGACAAGCAAGCCAATCAGAAAGTATTTGAAGATTCCGGCGGAGAATAAAACCTTGGGGGCGGTGGTGGCGGTGATATGGAACGAGCGGATGGACATAAGGAAACTGGGGAAGATGTGATAGTAGATATCGGAGGGGGCTTCGGCAATCAGCAGATAGAGCGCTTGACGGCCATCAGTCAGGCGGACAATGGTTCCGCTGACATATTTGCGAAGTTTGGTGCGGCCATCAATCGCCAAAGCGGTGAAATCGGTTTCGAAATGGGCTTTGCCCAGGTCGAGTTGATATTTCGGTATTGAATCAATCGCCAGAGGAACTCCCATTTTGCGGTACAGCCCGGAAATTGCCTGACGCAGGTCATCCTCGGAACTGATCTGGTTGCCGTCTTCGATGAAATATCTCTTGACCGAGATAAAAATAGGGCTCTGTGGAGATTCGGAGATGATGATTTCGTCGGATCGGGAAGTGTCCACAAACCATCCGGGGGGCGCCGCCAGGAAACACTGGAGTTTGTCGGAAAAGATATTGCCGGCGTTGTCGTCAACCTGGGCGGCGACCGGCGCCGCCGCAAAAGCGGCGGTCAAAATTATGAACAAAGCGCGCATATTATAATTATCGGGAAAGAAAGGGGAGTTCTAAACAGGGAAAAAACGTCAATATGGACTGAGACAGTTACTTTTGAGAGGCGAGCCGACGGGGGGCAACCCGGCCGATTACTTTTTCCTGTAATGCTTTAGAACTCTTGAGGTTATATCAGGAAAGTCGCGATTTAATTCCGATATAATTTTCTCCACCGCCATCTCCAGGAAATCTTCGCGGGAGATATTCGGGCGATAAATGAAGGAGTGGCTGGACTTTTCGCGCGCGAGAAATCCTTTTTGCACCAGGTGGGTCAGGACAGTGGTAATAGTGGTATAGGCGTACTTTTTCTTTTGATTGAGAAAGTATTGCAACCGCTTGGCGGTAATAGGGCTGTTATCCCAGAGGATTTGAAGCGCCTGGGCTTCAAGGGGACCGACAAATTTCTCCATTCCCGAGGCGTCGGGGTCGAAATGAAAAATAATTCTCTTATCAGGCGGCATCAATACTGATGACGTTTACGCTCCAGCAGCATTTTGGCGCCGAGAGCAATCAAAACGATGGGGACGAGATAGTCCCAGAAATCGCCGCGGATGATATCAAGACGCGCCAGCAGAAGCAGGACGCCGGCGATCAGGAAGGCAACTCCCCAGAACATAGAGATTCCTTTCTTCAAGAGTAATTGACCGGAAATTAGGGGACGGCGGGAGACGATGTCAATAAAAAATAATGAGGCCCGGTCGGGGGGGACAGCGCGGGCGGCCGGGATTTTATTATTGACAAAATGGGTCTATTTAATATATTATGGGTCGATAATCATATATTTCGACAATGGACGTCCCGCAGGACTTTTATTTTCGTCTGACTCTCAATTTTCTTCCGGGCCCTTGATAGATTTTAATTTAACGGAGATGTCTTTTAAGCGATAGACATCAGAAGTCAGCAGTAAACCGGATTAAGTTTACAAATGCTCCAGGAGAGGAGGATTTATTCCATGCGGAAAGCAAATGTGATTGCCGTCGTCGCAGTATTAGGACTGGTAATGTTAAGCCAGGCGGAAGTGCCGCAATTGATTTCGTATTCGGGGAGGTTGACAGACGGGTCGGGGAGTCCGGTGCCGGACGGGGCGTATTTGATAAAGTTCATAATCTGGAATGACCCGTTGTCGACAGACGCTTTGAACAAACTGTGGGATAACGGGTATCAAACCATCAATACTGAGAATGGGATATTCAGTTACAACTTGGGGGCGCATACAGCGCTTCCGAATAATCTTTTCTCGGACACAGCACTTTATCTCGGTATTACGGTGGGGGTAGACCCGGAAATGACGCCTCGGACAAAGCTGACGGCGAATCCATTTTCATACCAGGTGTTGCGGGCAGATACGGCCCAGTTTCTCAGCACAGCAGTGACTTCGGCGATGATTGCCAATGGGGCAATCATGAATGTAGATATAAATAATGGGGCAGATATTGCACCCAGTAAGATCTCGGGCACAGCCATGAATCTTACGGATGTGCAAACAGTCAGCGGCGACAAGACGTTCAGCGGGACTCTGACTGTTGGTGACAGCTCAATACAGGCTAATTCGATTGGGGTCAGAATCGGGGATAATGGTGCTCCCAGCGGGTCGGCGCTGCTTCGTCTGGGACGAAATTATAACACTCCAGAAGGGCGCAATGGGCTATTTGTACCATTAGACAACAGCGGGACAGGACAATTGGTAGGGGGATATTTTCTAATTGGAAGTCCCAGTACGGGAACCGGAACGACTTACGGGATTTATATAGATGCGGACAATGCCGCTTCATCAACTACAAGTCGATTTGGCGTTTATAGTATTGCCGGCGCAAACACAAATATCGCCGGAACTTCTTAC from Candidatus Zixiibacteriota bacterium includes:
- a CDS encoding DUF5668 domain-containing protein codes for the protein MFWGVAFLIAGVLLLLARLDIIRGDFWDYLVPIVLIALGAKMLLERKRHQY
- a CDS encoding zinc ribbon domain-containing protein — translated: MRALFIILTAAFAAAPVAAQVDDNAGNIFSDKLQCFLAAPPGWFVDTSRSDEIIISESPQSPIFISVKRYFIEDGNQISSEDDLRQAISGLYRKMGVPLAIDSIPKYQLDLGKAHFETDFTALAIDGRTKLRKYVSGTIVRLTDGRQALYLLIAEAPSDIYYHIFPSFLMSIRSFHITATTAPKVLFSAGIFKYFLIGLLVMLTIFFFARNRRVQKSFNPLGADSHNFWRCASCGRVNHNDVHFCNRCGAARVIINAPNK
- a CDS encoding BlaI/MecI/CopY family transcriptional regulator — its product is MPPDKRIIFHFDPDASGMEKFVGPLEAQALQILWDNSPITAKRLQYFLNQKKKYAYTTITTVLTHLVQKGFLAREKSSHSFIYRPNISREDFLEMAVEKIISELNRDFPDITSRVLKHYRKK